One Deltaproteobacteria bacterium genomic window, TCGAGCGGGTCCTGGAGGCGCGCGCGGCGGGCCTTTCGGTGTTCGGGGAGAACTACGTGCAGGAAGCGGAGGGGAAGATCCCGTCCGTGCCCGGCGCGGAGTGGCACCTGATCGGGAAGCTCCAGGGGAACAAGGTGCGCAGGGCCGTGTCGCTCTTCACCTGGATCCAGACGGCGGACTCCCCGAAACGGCTCGCGGAGATCTCGCGGTGCGCCGTGGAGTCGGGGAAGGTCGTTCCGACGCTGCTCGAGGTGAACGTCGGCGCCGAGGAGAGCAAGGCGGGGATATCCCCCGCGTCCCTCCGTGCGGTCGCGGAATCGGCCTGCGGCCTCCCGGGCGTACGAGTCGCCGGCCTGATGGCGATCCCGCCGCACGCGGACGATCCCTCGGCGAGCCGTCCGCACTTCGCCCGGTTGCGGGGGCTCCTCGAGGCGCTGGCCCGGGAGTTCCCGGGGATGGGGTTGCGGGAGCTGTCCATGGGGATGTCGAACGACTTCGAGGCGGCGATCGAGGAGGGGGCGACGATGGTTCGGATCGGGACCGCGCTCTTCGGCGTCCGGCGCGCGGGGGGGAGGACATGACGAGCCTGGGATTCATCGGTGCGGGGAACATGGGGGAGGCGATGATCCGGGGGGCGATCTCCGCGAAGCTGTACCCGGCGGACCGCGTGGTCGTCTACGACGCGGCCCCCGGGCGCGGCGAGGCGCTCCGGCACCGGTTCGGCGTCACCGTCGCGGCCACGGTCGAGGCGCTGCTGTCATCGTGCGACATCGTCGTGGTCGCCGTGAAGCCGCAGGTTCTTCCGGCCGTCCTCGCCGGAATCCCCCGGGGGGCGGTCCGCGGGAAGATCATCGTCTCCATCGTGGCCGGCGCGAAGGTCGCCGTCTTCGAGCGGGGCCTGGGCGAAGGCGCGAAGATCGTCCGGACGATGCCCAACACCCCGGCGCAGGTCGGCATGGGGAGCACCGGGGTGTACTTCCCCCCGGGCGTGGACGCGGGGACCCGGGAGCGCGTGCGCGCCCTGTTCTCCTCGTTCGGAGAGGTGGCGGAGATGCCCCGGGAGGAGCTGCTCGACGTGGTGACGGCGCTGTCCGGCTCCGGCCCCGCGTACGCGTTCCTGTTCCTCGAGGCGCTGGCCGACGGCGCGGTGCGCGCGGGGATGGGGCGCCACGAGGCGTATCTGCTGGCGGCGGCGACGCTCGAGGGAGCCGCCCGGATGGTCCGGGAGACCGGGAAGCACCCGGCGGAGCTGAAGGACATGGTGATGTCCCCCGGCGGAACCACCGCCGCGGGAGTCGCCGCGCTGGAACGGGGGGCGTTCCGCGCGACGGTGATGGACGCGGTGCTGTCCGCGTGGCAGCGGTGCCGCGAGCTTTCGACCTGAAAGGGGGGGCGCGGGGGATGTTCGTGGCGAAGAACCTGCTGGAGGCGGTGGCGACGATCGTCGATTACGCCCTGTGGGCGTACATGTGGGCGTTCATCCTTCGCGCGGTCCTTTCGTGGGTGAGCCCCGATCCGTACAACCCGATCGTCCGCGCGCTCTACTCCGTGACCGAGCCGGTCCTTTCGATCCTCCGCAGGAGGCTGCCGCTGTTCGCTGGCTCCATCGACTTCGCACCGATGGTCGCCGTCCTCATCATCGTGTTCCTGCAGCGGTTCATCGTCCGGACCCTCTTCGACCTCGCCCTCCGGATGCCGTGAGCCGGCCCGCTGAGCCGGTCGCCACTCTCCCGGTCCGCGTCGTTCCCCGCGCGTCGAGGGAAGGGGTGGCCGGATTCGAGGGGGGCGTATTGCGGATCCGCCTGTCCGCCCCCCCGGTGGAGGGGAAGGCGAACGAGGCGCTGGTGCGGTTCCTCGCGAAGGCGCTCGGCGTGCCCCGGGGGCGCGTCACCCTGGCCGTCGGCGCGCGGGGTCGAAGCAAGGTCGTCCGCGTCGATGGGATGACGACCGAAGAGGCCCTCGCCCGGCTCGCTCCCGCCCCGCAAACTCCGTAAGTCGTTCGATCGCCGCGTGCGACGGAGCACGGTGCGTTCCCCCCCCGGTTTCGGGGAGGGAACGACCGCACGGGAGGGGTTGGAAAAAAAAAGGGGGGCCGGAGGGTTTTCTGGGGTGAGAAAGCTCCAACCCTCCGGCTGGGGGCAGGGAAACGCTGCGTTTTCACGCGGCGCATCCGCTACGGCCCGGTTAACAGCAATGTTGGTGCCGCACCGTCGTGGTTCGCCGCGGATTCGGGAAATCAGGCAGTTACCGTCCCCGGCGGGAACGATCATCGGCATGGATGCGGAAAATGGCGCACCCGCCGGGGTCATTCCACCCGGTGGATCCACCCGTGACGGTCTTTCTTCTCTCCGTACTGTATCCCGGTGATCTCGCGGAAGAGGCGGACGGCGAGATCCCCCGCCTTCCCTCCGTTCACCGCCACCTCCTTCCCCCGGAAGGAGAAGGCGCCCACCGGGGAGATGACCGCCGCCGTCCCCGAACCGAACGCCTCGGACAACGTCCCGTCCCCGGCTCCATCGAGGACCTCTTCGATGCCGACGGGGCGCTCCGCCACCGGGATCTTCCACTCCCGCGCCAGCGTCAGCACCGTGTCCCGCGTCACCCCGGGCAGGATCGATCCGGAGAGGGGAGGCGTCACCAGCTCCCCGCGGAGGACGAAGAAGATGTTCATCGTGCCCACTTCCTCCACGTACCGATGGCCGGCCGCGTCGAGCCACAGGACCTGGTCGAACCCTTTCTCCTTGGCGTTCTTCGCGGCGAGCAGACTGGCCGCGTAGTTTCCGCCGGTCTTGGCCTCTCCCACCCCCCCCCGGGCGGCGCGGACGTACTGCTCCTCGACGAGGATTCGCACCGGGTCGAAGCCGCGGGCGTAGTACGCGCCTACCGGGCCGGTGATGATGAAGAAGACGTATTCGGCCGACGGCCGCACCCCGAGCCCCGCCTCCGTGCCGATCATCGTGGGGCGGATGTACAGCGATGCGCCCTGCTCGCGCGGGATCCACTCGCGGTCCAGGCTCACCAGTTCGCGGATGGCCTGGACATGGTCCGCGGGCGGGATCGCGGGCATGCACATGCGGGCGGCGGAGCGGTTCATCCGCTCCGCGTTCTTCTCCGGCCGGAAGAGGCAGATCGAACCGTCCCCGGCGTAGTACGCCTTCAACCCCTCGAAGATCTCCTGGCCGTAGTGCAGCACCATGGAGGACGGGGGGAGAGACAGCGGACCGTAGGGGACGATGCGCGGCGCGCGCCACTCCCCCCGGGCGTAGTCCATGAGGAACATGTGGTCCGAGAACCGGTTCCCGAACCCGAGCTTTTCCCCGTTCGCGGGTTTTTCGCGTCGCGCCTCCGGGGGCGCCTTGGTCACGGCGATCTTCATCCCGTCTCCCGTTCCCGCGCGCGGCGGGCGTGATGTGGTCGATGCGCGGAGCGGACCCGGCGCACGGGTGATATTTATACCGCAAACCCGCGGATCCGGAAAGGTGCGCCGGGCGAGGGCGCGCACCGGCCGGATCCCGGTCTTTGGGATGGAATCTCCTTGGGGTTGGCCCGCACGGCGTGTAAGATGGGTAAGGTTTTTCATCGAGGAATCGATCGGACGACACGAGGAAAGGAGCGGCGAAAAGGATGATGAAACGGTTTGCGACGACGATGTGCGCCATGGTCGCGCTTTCGGGGGCGGCGTTCGCTGCGGACGCGCCGGCGCTCCAGGGAGAGAAGGAGAAGCTCGGCTACAGCATCGGAATGGACATCGGCGGAAACCTCAAGCGGCAGGCGATCGAGGTGGACGCCGACGCGCTGGCGAAGGGGTTCAAGGATACCTACACCGGCGGCAAGACGCTGCTCACGGAGGAAGAGGGGAAGCAGACGATCCTCGATTTCCAGAAAAAAATGATGGCGAAACAGGCGGAGGCCATGAAGCAGAAGGCGGACACGAACAAGGCGGACGGCGAGAAGTTCCTCGCGGAGAACGGGAAAAAGGAGGGAGTAAAGACCCTCGCGAGCGGGCTGCAGTACAAGGAGATCACCGCGGGCACCGGAAAGTCGCCCAAGGCGACGGACACCGTGACCACGCACTACAAGGGGACGCTGATCGACGGGACCGAGTTCGACAGCTCCTACAAGCGCGGCGAGCCGGCGACGTTCCCGGTGTCGGGCGTCATCCCCGGCTGGACCGAGGCGCTCCAGTTGATGAAGGAAGGATCCAAGTGGCAGCTCTTCATCCCGTCTTCCCTTGCGTACGGGGAGCGGGGGGCGGGCCGCGACATCGGACCGAACGCGACGCTCGTCTTCGAGGTCGAACTGATCTCCGTGAAGTGAGGCGCGCACCGGGGGAGTAGGGGGCCGGGGTGAACCGGTGGCTTCGCGTCGCCGGGGGCGTGGCGCTGAACATCTGCCTGGGCGCCGGCTACGCGTACAGCGTGTTCATCCCCCCCCTCCAGCGGGAGTTCGGGTGGAGCCGGTCCGAGCTCTCGTTCGCCTTCACCCTGCTGGTGGCCTTCATCACCGCGGGGGTGCTGATCGGGGGGCGGTGGCAGGATCGCCGGGGTCCCGCGGCGGTTTCATTTACCGGGGCCGTCCTCTTCTCGGTCGGGATCTTCCTCTGCCGGTACACCGATTCCCTTGCGTGGCTATACGCTTCGTGCGGCGGGCTGGCCGGTTTCGCCAGCGGACTCGGGTACGTGTGCCCGCTGTCGGTAGGTATCCGATGGTTCCCGGACCGCAGGGGGCTGGTCACCGGGATGATGGTGATGGGGTACGGGGCGGGCGGCGCGATCATCGCGCCGCTGGCCGGCTACCTCATCCAGCGTTTCGGCTGGCGCGACACGTTCGGAATCCTCGGCGCGGGGTTCCTCGTCCTCGGGACGGCGGGGTCGGCGCTCCTGCGGAATCCCCCGGCCGGGTGGCGGCCTCCCGGCTGGAATCCGCCGGCGGAAAGCGGCGGGCACGCCCGCGGCGGCGATTTCCGCCCCGCGGAGATGGCGCGTACCGCGGCGTTCTTCCGGATGTGGATCGGGTACGCTTTCGGGACCGCGGCCGGGTTGATGGTGATCGGGCACCTGGCGGCGTTCGCGCAGGGAGCAGGATTTTCCCCGAGGGACGCCGCCGTCTCCGTCGGGGTGCTCGCGATCGGAAACGGGTGCGGGCGGATCGGTTCCGGGTGGATGTCGGACCACGCCGGGAGGGTCCGGACGCTGGTCCTCGGGATGGCCGCAACGGTCCTCCTCCTACTTCTCGCCCCCGGGGTCGCGACCGTCGCCGCGCTGTTCGCCGTCGTGTTCCTCATCGGGTACTGCTACGGAACGCAGATGGCGGTCTTCCCTTCCACGACCGCCGACTTCTTCGGGATCCGGAACCTGGGGAACAACTACGGTCTGCTCCTGACGGCTTGGGGAGTCGCCGGGGTGATCGGTCCGATGGCGGGGGGGTGGATCTTCGACGCCACGAAGAGCTACGCCGTCGCCTTCCGGATCGCCGCGCTGCTCGCCGCGACGGCGGCGGTGGTGATGGCTACGGTTCGAGCGCCTTCACGTCCGTGATGAAATATTCCGACTCCCCGAAGAGCGTGGTCGGGATCCCCTTGTGCTGGGCGTAGGAGAGGGCCACGCGCTTCCCCATCAGCCGGTTGATCCGTTCCGCGACCGCGTC contains:
- a CDS encoding YggS family pyridoxal phosphate-dependent enzyme, with the translated sequence MIPPPDAPGDGAPIRERVAWIYDRISRAERRAGRRPGAVTLVAVSKTQPLERVLEARAAGLSVFGENYVQEAEGKIPSVPGAEWHLIGKLQGNKVRRAVSLFTWIQTADSPKRLAEISRCAVESGKVVPTLLEVNVGAEESKAGISPASLRAVAESACGLPGVRVAGLMAIPPHADDPSASRPHFARLRGLLEALAREFPGMGLRELSMGMSNDFEAAIEEGATMVRIGTALFGVRRAGGRT
- the proC gene encoding pyrroline-5-carboxylate reductase, producing MTSLGFIGAGNMGEAMIRGAISAKLYPADRVVVYDAAPGRGEALRHRFGVTVAATVEALLSSCDIVVVAVKPQVLPAVLAGIPRGAVRGKIIVSIVAGAKVAVFERGLGEGAKIVRTMPNTPAQVGMGSTGVYFPPGVDAGTRERVRALFSSFGEVAEMPREELLDVVTALSGSGPAYAFLFLEALADGAVRAGMGRHEAYLLAAATLEGAARMVRETGKHPAELKDMVMSPGGTTAAGVAALERGAFRATVMDAVLSAWQRCRELST
- a CDS encoding YggT family protein, whose product is MFVAKNLLEAVATIVDYALWAYMWAFILRAVLSWVSPDPYNPIVRALYSVTEPVLSILRRRLPLFAGSIDFAPMVAVLIIVFLQRFIVRTLFDLALRMP
- a CDS encoding DUF167 domain-containing protein gives rise to the protein MSRPAEPVATLPVRVVPRASREGVAGFEGGVLRIRLSAPPVEGKANEALVRFLAKALGVPRGRVTLAVGARGRSKVVRVDGMTTEEALARLAPAPQTP
- a CDS encoding branched-chain amino acid aminotransferase, which translates into the protein MKIAVTKAPPEARREKPANGEKLGFGNRFSDHMFLMDYARGEWRAPRIVPYGPLSLPPSSMVLHYGQEIFEGLKAYYAGDGSICLFRPEKNAERMNRSAARMCMPAIPPADHVQAIRELVSLDREWIPREQGASLYIRPTMIGTEAGLGVRPSAEYVFFIITGPVGAYYARGFDPVRILVEEQYVRAARGGVGEAKTGGNYAASLLAAKNAKEKGFDQVLWLDAAGHRYVEEVGTMNIFFVLRGELVTPPLSGSILPGVTRDTVLTLAREWKIPVAERPVGIEEVLDGAGDGTLSEAFGSGTAAVISPVGAFSFRGKEVAVNGGKAGDLAVRLFREITGIQYGEKKDRHGWIHRVE
- a CDS encoding FKBP-type peptidyl-prolyl cis-trans isomerase, encoding MMKRFATTMCAMVALSGAAFAADAPALQGEKEKLGYSIGMDIGGNLKRQAIEVDADALAKGFKDTYTGGKTLLTEEEGKQTILDFQKKMMAKQAEAMKQKADTNKADGEKFLAENGKKEGVKTLASGLQYKEITAGTGKSPKATDTVTTHYKGTLIDGTEFDSSYKRGEPATFPVSGVIPGWTEALQLMKEGSKWQLFIPSSLAYGERGAGRDIGPNATLVFEVELISVK
- a CDS encoding OFA family MFS transporter, which encodes MNRWLRVAGGVALNICLGAGYAYSVFIPPLQREFGWSRSELSFAFTLLVAFITAGVLIGGRWQDRRGPAAVSFTGAVLFSVGIFLCRYTDSLAWLYASCGGLAGFASGLGYVCPLSVGIRWFPDRRGLVTGMMVMGYGAGGAIIAPLAGYLIQRFGWRDTFGILGAGFLVLGTAGSALLRNPPAGWRPPGWNPPAESGGHARGGDFRPAEMARTAAFFRMWIGYAFGTAAGLMVIGHLAAFAQGAGFSPRDAAVSVGVLAIGNGCGRIGSGWMSDHAGRVRTLVLGMAATVLLLLLAPGVATVAALFAVVFLIGYCYGTQMAVFPSTTADFFGIRNLGNNYGLLLTAWGVAGVIGPMAGGWIFDATKSYAVAFRIAALLAATAAVVMATVRAPSRP